One Glycine max cultivar Williams 82 chromosome 3, Glycine_max_v4.0, whole genome shotgun sequence DNA window includes the following coding sequences:
- the LOC102664150 gene encoding uncharacterized protein isoform X2 — MDKISPALVAFMVHQYLKDNHFAQTSSTFLNEASSLFTDSSTNQLSKTMLGLVQILDEYMCLKKQKEMLHQQRVMVMQEKYRLQMFVQGLQNVINTFQKPLSLNFLGMSTNSAVVPQWRLCNETPSGVSSIASIGSAMQNTFGNFSTPMINASDKKRKDTETVNGPAVGKQPRGRPPGRKNQVQGLLMNCK, encoded by the exons ATGGACAAAATCAGCCCTGCTCTTGTGGCCTTCATGGTCCACCAGTACCTCAAAGACAATCATTTTGCTCAAACGTCTTCTACTTTCCTAAACGAGGCTTCCTCCCTCTTCACTGATTCTTCAACCAACCAG ttgtcaAAGACTATGCTGGGCTTGGTGCAAATATTGGATGAGTATATGtgtttgaaaaagcaaaaggagaTGTTGCATCAACAACGGGTCATGGTGATGCAAGAGAAATACCGACTTCAAATGTTTGTTCAAGGCCTGCaaaatgttataaatacttTTCAAAAGCCACTCTCACTGAATTTCTTAGGGATGAGCACAAATTCTGCAGTGGTTCCTCAATGGAGGCTTTGTAATGAAACTCCTTCAG GTGTTTCTTCTATTGCAAGTATTGGTTCTGCCATGCAAAACACATTTGGGAACTTCTCAACACCCATGATTAATGCGTCTGacaagaagagaaaagataCTGAAACAGTAAATGGGCCTGCAGTTGGAAAGCAACCTCGTGGTAGACCACCTGGGAGGAAAAATCAAGTCCAAG
- the LOC102664150 gene encoding uncharacterized protein isoform X1, with protein sequence MDKISPALVAFMVHQYLKDNHFAQTSSTFLNEASSLFTDSSTNQLSKTMLGLVQILDEYMCLKKQKEMLHQQRVMVMQEKYRLQMFVQGLQNVINTFQKPLSLNFLGMSTNSAVVPQWRLCNETPSGVSSIASIGSAMQNTFGNFSTPMINASDKKRKDTETVNGPAVGKQPRGRPPGRKNQVQGQNTLPQSSNVVNNQVVSWQSSSSTLPPSGICAPSGSQVQGSNFAKGSFNHPLFCVPNHSQILETPPRTQSSHCDTYVSPTNFLVASCNREASSSYCTMISTDRVMFDPVKQMAYKESSHCSSPIKADTGKASKKDDVRGKLNFDASNMPESLDKSLANEVSTSELDKGVVIFDIDFSNLDWSLQGTSFEDFFLTL encoded by the exons ATGGACAAAATCAGCCCTGCTCTTGTGGCCTTCATGGTCCACCAGTACCTCAAAGACAATCATTTTGCTCAAACGTCTTCTACTTTCCTAAACGAGGCTTCCTCCCTCTTCACTGATTCTTCAACCAACCAG ttgtcaAAGACTATGCTGGGCTTGGTGCAAATATTGGATGAGTATATGtgtttgaaaaagcaaaaggagaTGTTGCATCAACAACGGGTCATGGTGATGCAAGAGAAATACCGACTTCAAATGTTTGTTCAAGGCCTGCaaaatgttataaatacttTTCAAAAGCCACTCTCACTGAATTTCTTAGGGATGAGCACAAATTCTGCAGTGGTTCCTCAATGGAGGCTTTGTAATGAAACTCCTTCAG GTGTTTCTTCTATTGCAAGTATTGGTTCTGCCATGCAAAACACATTTGGGAACTTCTCAACACCCATGATTAATGCGTCTGacaagaagagaaaagataCTGAAACAGTAAATGGGCCTGCAGTTGGAAAGCAACCTCGTGGTAGACCACCTGGGAGGAAAAATCAAGTCCAAG GTCAAAACACACTGCCTCAATCAAGTAATGTTGTCAACAATCAAGTAGTTTCTTGGCAATCTTCTTCTTCAACTCTACCACCATCTGGGATCTGTGCACCCAGCGGATCACAGGTTCAAGGATCCAATTTTGCCAAAGGCTCATTCAATCACCCTCTGTTTTGCGTTCCAAACCATTCACAAATTCTAGAGACACCTCCTAGAACACAATCCTCTCACTGTGATACATATGTATCCCCTACTAATTTTCTTGTTGCATCATGCAATCGAGAGGCTAGTTCCTCTTACTGCACTATGATTTCAACCGATAGAGTTATGTTTGACCCTGTAAAACAAATGGCTTATAAAGAGAGCAGTCATTGCAGTTCTCCTATCAAAGCAGATACAGGAAAAGCAAGTAAGAAGGATGATGTAAGGGGCAAACTGAACTTTGATGCCTCTAATATGCCTGAGAGCTTGGACAAATCATTGGCTAATGAGGTTTCTACATCTGAGTTGGACAAGGGAGTTGTCATATTTGACATTGATTTTTCAAACTTGGACTGGTCACTCCAAGGAACCAGTTtcgaagatttttttttgaccCTATAA
- the LOC121174523 gene encoding uncharacterized protein, protein MFDPEKQMAYKESSHCNSPIEADTGKASKKDDVRGKLNFDASNMPESLDKSLANEVSTSELDKGVVISDIDFSNLDWSLQGTSFEDFFDPIGLTDSKDNASSSRSSNELQVSTNKNLNVQGLDSQHV, encoded by the exons ATGTTTGACCCTGAAAAACAAATGGCTTATAAAGAGAGCAGTCATTGCAATTCTCCTATCGAAGCAGATACAGGAAAAGCAAGTAAGAAGGATGATGTAAGGGGCAAATTGAACTTTGATGCCTCTAATATGCCTGAGAGCTTGGACAAATCATTGGCTAATGAGGTTTCTACATCTGAGTTGGACAAGGGAGTTGTCATATCTGACATTGATTTTTCAAACTTGGACTGGTCACTCCAAGGAACCAGTTTCGAAGATTTTTTTGACCCTATAGGTCTAACTGATTCCAAAGATAATGCTTCAAGTTCAag GTCTTCAAATGAACTGCAAGTAAGCaccaataaaaatttgaatgtaCAAG GCCTTGATAGTCAACATGTCTGA